A window from Ciconia boyciana chromosome 21, ASM3463844v1, whole genome shotgun sequence encodes these proteins:
- the KDF1 gene encoding keratinocyte differentiation factor 1 translates to MLGRKTGLPHDLNSHRQLNQSCQEAVPLRTRPSKETDVSLEVFSGSTPEIKQSRSRAQQMRDRKGRKADLKDSNGREAETITFISGTAEAPPNQSFCCSSLSQAWNTYKAVFCCIVTCGSCFQDCSVCIPYPGPTETSTDDGKNGDYNGRLPNSPANVSPTEKNGNQIKKSSMGSSFSYPDVKLKGIPVYQNRSPSHHLESDSCCKDLLPEKPFRNSIEKPPLPSSHRSSEEYYSFHESDLDISELNGSMSSREIDVLIFKKLTELFSVHQIDELAKCTSDTVFLEKTNKISDLINSITQDYNLDEQDAECRLVRGIIRISTRKSRVRPHISIPASQSHEEKSSRGNAPDSGNETMLESMVISQDDLAVQISEETPADVIARNMRRHSSAGSPTSRDSSFQDTETDSSGAPLLQVYC, encoded by the exons ATGCTGGGCCGGAAAACAGGACTCCCCCACGACCTGAACAGCCACCGCCAGCTGAACCAGTCCTGCCAGGAGGCTGTGCCCCTGCGGACCAGACCATCCAAGGAGACGGATGTCAGTTTGGAGGTGTTCAGCGGCTCTACACCTGAAATCAAACAGAGCCGCAGCCGAGCCCAGCAGATGCGGGATAGGAAAGGTCGCAAAGCTGACCTCAAAGACTCTAACgggagagaggcagaaacaATTACCTTTATTTCTGGTACAGCAGAGGCTCCCCCAAACCAGAGCTTCTGCTGTTCCTCTCTGTCTCAGGCCTGGAACACATACAAGGCTGTTTTCTGTTGTATAGTGACCTGCGGGAGCTGCTTTCAGGACTGCAGTGTCTGTATCCCCTATCCAGGGCCCACCGAGACCTCCACTGATGATGGAAAGAACGGAGATTATAATGGGCGACTGCCAAACAGCCCCGCCAACGTCTCTCCCACCGAGAAGAACGGGAACCAGATCAAAAAGTCCAGCATGGGTAGCAGTTTCAGTTACCCAGATGTGAAACTGAAGGGCATTCCTGTCTATCAAAACAGGAGCCCCAGCCACCACCTGGAATCGGATTCATGCTGCAAAGATCTGCTGCCAGAGAAGCCCTTCAGGAACAGCATAGAAAAGCCACCGCTCCCCAGCAGCCACCGGAGTTCGGAGGAGTATTATTCCTTCCACGAGTCCGACCTGGACATCAGCGAGCTGAACGGCTCCATGTCCAGCAGGGAGATCGACGTCCTGATCTTCAAGAAACTGACGGAGCTCTTCAGCGTCCACCAGATCGATGAGCTGGCCAAGTGCACGTCAGACACTGTCTTCCTGGAGAAGACCAACAAGATCTCGGACCTCATCAATAGCATAACTCAGGACTACAACCTGGACGAGCAGGATGCTGAATGCAGGCTGGTCCGAGGCATCATACGCATCAGCACCCGGAAAAGCAGGGTCCGGCCCCATATTTCTATCCCAGCCAGCCAGAGCCACGAGGAGAAGTCCAGCAGAGGCAACGCACCAGACAGCGGTAATGAAACGATGCTAGAGTCCATGGTCATCAGCCAAGACG ATTTGGCCGTGCAAATATCGGAAGAAACACCAGCAGATGTGATAGCCAGGAATATGAGGCGGCACAGCAGCGCAG GCTCTCCAACAAGCAGAGATTCCTCTTTCCAAGACACAGAGACTGACTCCTCTGGGGCACCTCTGCTTCAGGTGTATTGTTAA